The sequence below is a genomic window from Plasmodium coatneyi strain Hackeri chromosome 13, complete sequence.
aaataataaaataaaataggcATGTAATAATTCCCGTTCCTAAGGGCGTGTTGGAAAGGGTCCTCCGTACATCTAACAGGTGTTCCTCTCGTTATCGTCACGTcggtttatttttttttttttttcttgccccTACATTTCTCGCAATTTTTATCAGCAGAACGTATGAATGATTACCCCCTGtgggaacaaataaaaaagcggAGCAAATCGTTATtggtacagaaaaaaaaaaaaaattctttttttaaatgcaaaaattaggcagaagaaaaagagtcTCACCAGAGTGGTCAAAATTGCGAAAATAGAACAAGAACAGCTAAGCCGATCTGAAGAGCTGCCAACTGGAATTGACtccaaaataaatattatttgaAAGACCAACCGGATTTCTACCCCCCATTAGATAGATTCTACGCAAACAAACGTGTACATAAGGAGATACAAAATGCTTGTCAGTAGTGCTTCTTGGGTCTCTGCATAGTGCGAAAGGTAAAACGTGGGAGTGAGAATACCATGAACAGTTTTGTCCGAATTAAggggtgaaaaggaaaagtaccAACAGAGATATTCACTATCGGAATAAAGAGCAATCTTCAACATAGCGATTTGGAAGACGCAATTCCGCATCATACACTGTATAGGTGCCGTGCATATGTGCCTCTACTCAATTTTATACAATAAACTGATCCGTCTCCCGCGTATGCGAACACTGAGAGAAGCTGTTTGTGTATCCACTTCAAGTTTACCCCAACATGATGAACCAGGGGGCATTTAAAGAGGTCAACAAAATCAGAAGCGAAAGCGACGATGGAGAGAGCAGCGATGAGAAAAGCGGAATCGATGACGCCAAGTCGTCTGTGTTTGTTAAGTCGAACCAAATTCCCGAGAACACAGATGTGGTAGAAGGTATGAATttcgaaaaagaaataaatttgCACGAGTTTGTAAACCAGTACAAGTACATGGGGTTCCAGGCCACCAACTTGGGTATAGGAATTGACGaggtgaacaaaatgatTCATTTTAAGTATGCAGAGGGGAGAGAAGGGACACAGGATGACCAAGATCTGGACAATGGTAGCAAGTGTCAAGccatgccaaaaaaaaaaaaatgcctaaTCTGGCTATCCTTCACCTCAAACATGATATCTAGCGGGCTGCGTGAAATATTCGTGTACCTCGCAAAGAAGAAGTTCATAGACGTGGTGGTGACCACAGCTGGGGGAGTGGAAGAAGACATTATCAAGTGCTTCTCCAAAACGTACTTGGGCGATTTTAATCTTAACGGGAAAaagttaaggaaaaaggggtggAACAGAATAGGCAATTTAATTGTCCCAAATGATAATTACTGCAAATTTGAGGACTGGCTCCAGCCCATACTGAATAAAATGTTACACGaacagaacagaaaaaatgaagaactctttttgaaaaagttggaaaaacggaggaggagaaaagagcaagaaggaaaaaatgcgtCGTCATCCCCGCCTTGCAATCCCTCGTGTGACAGTTCCGATGAAGACGAATCGGACTTGTTCTACTTAAGCCCCTCCGAGTTCATAAACAAACtgggggaggaaataaaCGATGAAAGTTCCCTCATATATTGGTGCCATAAAAATGACATCCCTGTATTCTGCCCCGGGTTAACAGATGGATCCTTGGGggataatttattttttcacaattatgggaaaaaaataaaaaataatctaATTTTAGACATTGTAAAGGATATTAAGAAGATTAACTCTTTGGCGTTAAATTGTAAGAAGTCTGGGATTATCATTTTGGGAGGGGGTCTACCGAAACATCACGTTTGTAACGCCAATTTGATGAGAAACGGAGCCGATTTTGCAGTGTATGTAAACACGGCTAATGAATACGACGGCAGTGATAGTGGCGCAAATACTACGGAAGCTTTATCGTGGGGGAAGATTAAGGCGGGTCACACGAACAAC
It includes:
- a CDS encoding Deoxyhypusine synthase, whose product is MMNQGAFKEVNKIRSESDDGESSDEKSGIDDAKSSVFVKSNQIPENTDVVEGMNFEKEINLHEFVNQYKYMGFQATNLGIGIDEVNKMIHFKYAEGREGTQDDQDLDNGSKCQAMPKKKKCLIWLSFTSNMISSGLREIFVYLAKKKFIDVVVTTAGGVEEDIIKCFSKTYLGDFNLNGKKLRKKGWNRIGNLIVPNDNYCKFEDWLQPILNKMLHEQNRKNEELFLKKLEKRRRRKEQEGKNASSSPPCNPSCDSSDEDESDLFYLSPSEFINKLGEEINDESSLIYWCHKNDIPVFCPGLTDGSLGDNLFFHNYGKKIKNNLILDIVKDIKKINSLALNCKKSGIIILGGGLPKHHVCNANLMRNGADFAVYVNTANEYDGSDSGANTTEALSWGKIKAGHTNNHVKVFGDATILFPLMVLNTFYLHDQRGKHTSGEAETRIITQ